Proteins encoded by one window of Bacteroidia bacterium:
- a CDS encoding YggS family pyridoxal phosphate-dependent enzyme — MFNTEKYKKICEELLPYKANLIAVTKTKPVTDIETAIQNGQMLFGENYVQELVEKASDISKNVQWHFIGNLQRNKVKQIAPFIHTVQTVDSKKLLQELDKHAVLNRRVIKVLLQIHIAKEETKFGLSVPEVKQLVDDGVFQQCNNIRFVGLMGMATNTDDTTQVRSEFKQLFGLYRSLSGAFDKDESPVLSMGMTSDYKIALDEGSNMIRIGSALFGSR; from the coding sequence ATGTTTAATACTGAAAAATACAAAAAAATATGTGAAGAGTTGTTGCCCTATAAAGCCAACCTTATTGCAGTTACTAAGACAAAACCGGTTACAGATATTGAAACAGCCATTCAGAATGGGCAAATGCTTTTTGGTGAAAATTATGTTCAGGAATTGGTTGAGAAAGCATCTGACATTTCAAAAAATGTTCAATGGCATTTTATTGGAAATCTACAGCGTAATAAAGTAAAGCAGATTGCACCATTTATTCACACAGTTCAAACGGTTGACAGTAAAAAACTTTTACAAGAGCTAGATAAACATGCTGTGTTAAATCGCAGGGTGATTAAAGTGCTTTTACAGATACATATTGCCAAAGAAGAAACAAAGTTTGGGTTGTCGGTGCCCGAGGTGAAACAGTTGGTTGATGATGGTGTATTTCAACAATGCAACAATATTCGTTTTGTTGGATTGATGGGAATGGCAACCAACACAGATGATACTACACAAGTACGATCTGAGTTTAAGCAATTGTTTGGATTGTATAGATCACTTTCCGGTGCATTTGATAAGGATGAATCTCCGGTGTTGAGTATGGGAATGACATCCGATTATAAAATTGCTCTTGATGAAGGGAGTAATATGATTCGAATAGGTTCAGCACTGTTTGGTAGCAGATAG
- a CDS encoding DMT family transporter encodes MGLFFALITTLSWSIGIFPFTEASRKLGINALNHFRLFLAVILLFIAALLINHSEFISLFSDQYIQAWIWFGLSGVVGLALGDYFYFGLYAIMGARIGSIFSTLSPAAALVTSYFFVDERINFIGVVGIFLTMAGVIFISISKSESLSADEGRYGSDVKGVLFGVLAAFCQGVGLVLAKKGFVVLEQEGKFIQPISATFVRMFVSLTTLIIITTVFRKWADVLRPLKSNTAGLKYAAVGTFFGPVFGVCMSLYTITFLEATVAQTIFSLVPVVAALIARYFYKEKFTLAAVIATIIAVAGVLLLIRRNEVLECLFKSN; translated from the coding sequence ATGGGATTGTTCTTTGCTCTTATCACAACACTTTCCTGGTCTATCGGCATTTTTCCATTTACAGAAGCCAGTCGTAAGTTGGGCATCAATGCTCTAAATCATTTCAGATTATTTCTTGCTGTAATTTTACTTTTCATTGCAGCATTATTGATAAATCATTCAGAGTTTATCAGCCTTTTCAGTGACCAATACATTCAGGCCTGGATTTGGTTTGGACTTTCAGGGGTCGTTGGATTAGCATTAGGGGATTATTTTTATTTTGGTCTATATGCAATAATGGGTGCCAGAATAGGAAGTATTTTTTCTACACTTTCACCGGCAGCAGCATTAGTGACCTCTTATTTTTTTGTTGATGAACGAATTAATTTTATAGGTGTAGTTGGAATTTTTCTTACTATGGCAGGAGTAATATTTATTTCTATTTCAAAAAGTGAAAGCTTGTCAGCAGATGAAGGACGGTATGGAAGTGATGTTAAAGGAGTTTTATTTGGTGTGCTTGCAGCTTTTTGTCAGGGTGTAGGGTTGGTGCTTGCAAAAAAAGGTTTTGTTGTGTTAGAGCAGGAAGGCAAGTTTATTCAACCTATTAGTGCAACATTTGTCAGAATGTTTGTTTCACTGACAACTTTAATTATAATAACAACAGTTTTTAGAAAGTGGGCTGATGTTTTGCGACCACTTAAATCGAATACAGCAGGGTTAAAATATGCAGCAGTTGGAACTTTCTTCGGACCTGTTTTTGGTGTTTGTATGTCGCTTTATACAATTACATTTCTTGAAGCTACGGTTGCACAAACAATTTTTTCATTGGTGCCAGTTGTGGCAGCATTAATTGCCCGTTATTTCTATAAAGAAAAATTTACTTTAGCGGCAGTAATTGCAACAATAATTGCTGTTGCAGGAGTGCTGTTGCTGATAAGACGCAATGAAGTACTTGAATGTTTGTTTAAATCAAATTGA
- a CDS encoding M1 family metallopeptidase yields the protein MRRIILFLFSFACIIKSTFGENPYFQQRVDYKISVALDDKSNFLNGYEEIIYRNHSPDNLREIFFHLWPNAYKDRNTALCKQLVSQGNMNLYFAKPEQRGFIDSLDFKVNNKGVTVIYDSVNIDICKIVLNKPLLPNDTVLISTPFRVKIPDAKFSRLGHVGQSYMISQWYPKPAVYDRDGWHAMPYLSQGEFYSEFGSFQVDITVPSNYIVAASGYLKTLSEVEFISNKINAESNQIDFDKRNVFPESENTSKTIRFELDSVHDFAWFADKRFCISSKIVKLASGREVECRAYYTPANYYVWHRAVDYVAEAVLFYSKYVGEYPYGVCTAVDGTIAAGGGMEYPTITVIGNTDNSMVLNQSIAHEVGHNWFYGILASNERKLPWMDEGINSFYEQLYMTQFYAKENAAAFQMTGIPLKFAKTFGADKLSFAEINKLFYLFTARTNDDQSTGLSSEYFSNLNYGADIYSKIPLCFSQLRDFLGHDNYDSCMQAYFNTWKFRHPDETAIKNVFETISGKSLDWFFNGMIKSNAKADIKICKVEMEKGETEVSLKNSGNLAMPVNVSFYNKERLIASQWTEVFDSKFKLTSSVSDADKIVIDVNNESLDLTPFNNSIKTHGVFKKWKPLQLRFLAMLENPERVQLFYLPAVAYNNYNGWMGGIVLHNYSLLNKKFEFGVVPMYAFKSRSVAGVSKASYQFNIYKGWFDKVIAQVSPSLFDEGISESRNVFKGYLSVPASLSFRISKSQFKPYSEKYLNVVYHYVRQTFSTQSKLSATNEINITQIEFASFNYSKTEPGSLSFILEKGQHYAKLFGTWKKEITLTKRKKDVAIRFFAGTFLDNSDYGGEANFRPSAWRGTDDYSYSGLWFGRNEYDGFWAHQMQESDGAMAAYYPVRTDHWLAAVNVSFKTPVPGLRLFADGITFYQANKVSPGATAVRYDAGIMLSIAHDVCEIYWPLIVSKEIRDYFDLNGIKQTDRIRFVFNINKLNPVLLRKMR from the coding sequence ATGAGAAGAATAATTTTATTTCTTTTTAGTTTTGCTTGTATCATCAAAAGTACCTTTGGTGAAAACCCTTATTTCCAACAGCGTGTAGATTACAAAATCTCTGTTGCATTGGATGATAAATCAAATTTTCTTAATGGCTACGAAGAAATTATTTATCGAAATCACTCACCAGATAATTTACGTGAAATATTTTTTCACTTATGGCCAAATGCATATAAAGACAGAAACACAGCATTGTGTAAACAATTGGTAAGTCAGGGAAACATGAACCTTTATTTTGCAAAACCGGAGCAAAGAGGCTTTATTGATAGTCTGGATTTTAAAGTAAACAATAAAGGGGTAACAGTAATTTATGATTCAGTTAATATTGATATCTGTAAAATTGTTTTAAATAAGCCATTATTACCTAACGACACAGTTTTAATTTCAACACCATTCAGAGTAAAAATTCCTGATGCAAAGTTTTCAAGGCTTGGTCATGTTGGGCAATCATATATGATTTCTCAGTGGTATCCAAAGCCGGCTGTATATGACAGAGATGGTTGGCATGCTATGCCTTATTTGTCACAGGGAGAGTTTTATTCTGAATTCGGTTCATTTCAAGTGGATATAACTGTGCCCTCAAATTATATTGTTGCTGCGTCAGGGTATTTAAAAACACTTTCGGAAGTTGAGTTTATTAGTAATAAAATAAATGCAGAAAGCAATCAGATAGATTTTGATAAACGAAATGTATTTCCGGAGTCAGAGAATACAAGTAAGACCATCCGTTTTGAATTAGATAGTGTTCATGACTTTGCTTGGTTTGCTGACAAACGATTTTGTATTTCATCAAAAATTGTAAAGCTTGCTTCAGGACGAGAAGTGGAGTGTAGGGCATATTATACACCTGCCAATTATTATGTCTGGCATCGTGCGGTTGATTATGTTGCTGAAGCAGTTTTGTTTTACTCTAAGTATGTTGGAGAATATCCTTATGGCGTTTGTACTGCTGTTGATGGAACTATTGCTGCGGGAGGAGGAATGGAATATCCCACTATAACTGTAATTGGAAACACAGACAACAGTATGGTGCTTAATCAAAGTATTGCACATGAAGTGGGGCATAATTGGTTTTATGGGATACTAGCAAGCAATGAAAGAAAATTGCCTTGGATGGATGAAGGCATAAATTCGTTTTATGAACAACTTTACATGACACAGTTTTATGCAAAAGAAAATGCGGCTGCATTTCAAATGACTGGCATTCCATTAAAATTTGCAAAAACATTTGGTGCTGATAAATTATCTTTTGCAGAAATTAATAAATTATTTTATTTGTTTACAGCCCGAACAAATGATGACCAGAGTACTGGACTTAGTAGTGAGTATTTTTCTAATTTAAATTACGGTGCTGATATTTATTCAAAGATACCTTTATGTTTTTCTCAACTTAGAGATTTTTTGGGGCATGATAATTATGATTCCTGTATGCAAGCATATTTTAATACATGGAAGTTCAGACATCCGGATGAAACAGCAATAAAAAATGTATTTGAGACTATTTCCGGAAAATCGTTAGATTGGTTTTTTAATGGAATGATTAAAAGCAATGCTAAGGCAGATATTAAAATCTGTAAAGTAGAAATGGAAAAAGGAGAAACCGAGGTCTCATTAAAAAATAGCGGAAATCTTGCTATGCCCGTTAATGTATCTTTTTACAATAAGGAAAGGTTGATTGCCTCACAATGGACAGAAGTTTTTGATAGTAAATTTAAGTTGACAAGTTCTGTTTCAGATGCAGATAAAATTGTAATAGATGTTAATAATGAAAGTTTGGATTTAACGCCATTTAATAATTCAATTAAGACGCATGGAGTGTTTAAGAAATGGAAACCGTTGCAACTGCGATTTTTGGCTATGCTTGAAAATCCTGAGCGGGTTCAGTTGTTTTATTTGCCGGCAGTAGCTTATAATAATTATAATGGATGGATGGGTGGTATTGTTTTGCACAACTACTCTCTGCTAAATAAGAAATTTGAGTTTGGGGTGGTACCCATGTATGCATTCAAATCAAGATCAGTTGCAGGTGTTTCAAAAGCAAGCTATCAATTCAATATTTACAAAGGCTGGTTTGATAAAGTAATTGCACAAGTGTCGCCTTCACTCTTTGATGAAGGAATTTCTGAAAGTAGAAATGTTTTTAAAGGATATCTTTCTGTTCCTGCATCATTGAGTTTTAGAATCAGTAAATCACAGTTTAAACCATATTCAGAAAAATATTTAAATGTTGTTTATCATTATGTGCGACAAACCTTCAGTACACAAAGTAAACTGTCAGCAACTAACGAAATCAATATCACTCAAATTGAATTTGCCAGCTTTAATTATAGTAAGACTGAGCCGGGGTCTTTGTCATTTATTCTCGAGAAAGGACAGCATTATGCTAAATTATTCGGAACATGGAAGAAAGAAATTACATTAACAAAAAGAAAGAAGGATGTAGCAATCCGGTTTTTTGCTGGAACTTTTTTAGACAACTCTGATTATGGTGGTGAAGCTAACTTCCGACCCAGTGCATGGCGAGGTACTGATGATTATTCTTATTCAGGGCTGTGGTTTGGCAGAAATGAATATGATGGATTCTGGGCGCATCAGATGCAAGAATCTGATGGTGCCATGGCAGCATATTATCCGGTACGCACTGATCATTGGCTTGCGGCAGTAAATGTTTCATTTAAAACACCAGTGCCCGGCTTGAGATTATTTGCTGATGGAATTACATTTTATCAAGCAAACAAAGTAAGCCCGGGTGCAACAGCAGTTCGTTATGATGCGGGCATAATGTTAAGTATTGCACATGATGTTTGTGAGATTTATTGGCCACTGATTGTTTCTAAAGAAATTAGAGATTACTTTGACTTGAATGGCATAAAACAAACAGACAGGATTCGGTTTGTTTTTAATATAAACAAACTGAATCCTGTCTTATTACGCAAAATGCGCTGA
- a CDS encoding serine hydrolase, with translation MKKLIGLALLTLLTSFKTLAQTNFLKDSLDNYINHEMQRWQIPGVAIAIIKDGKTIVMKGYGVREEGKADKVNEFTLFQIASNTKAFTGTALALLDYQKRISLDDKVTKYLPWFQLKDPCATEMTTIKDILCHRIGFYTFQSDFLNWDCNMTTDALIKNMRNVKPVNEFRAKYGYCNMGYVTAGEVIKAVTDTSWQDFFNFHFFKPLQMNRSSVYHQKIVTDTNAAKPYTLVDNKLILLDYANIDNIGACASINSCVNDISHWILMQLNNGKYDNTEVIPSAVINTTQNSYMIVRESGSTRILSNHFQNYGLGWKSEDMYGYKIVSHDGGANGFVTNTTLIPELNAGFVILTNTDANWFYGALRQQLINYFANQSYTNVSENYFATYSKNHLTESQEIQKLKKQSNAEVHLNVAFAELIGKYSNEVYGEMEIKNEESGLTMFFSHHPKLRGFLKPLSEKSLLCTFNDPTYGIHAFPFEVVNGKVNNITVKVNDFIDYQYYKFTKKNN, from the coding sequence ATGAAAAAACTCATAGGGCTTGCACTGCTAACATTACTAACCTCCTTTAAAACACTTGCACAGACCAATTTTTTAAAAGACAGTCTTGACAATTACATTAATCACGAAATGCAACGATGGCAAATACCGGGTGTTGCCATTGCCATTATAAAAGATGGAAAAACAATAGTCATGAAGGGTTATGGTGTCAGAGAAGAAGGAAAAGCTGACAAGGTAAATGAGTTTACCTTATTTCAGATAGCCAGCAATACCAAAGCTTTTACGGGTACTGCTTTAGCCCTCTTAGATTATCAAAAGCGGATTTCGTTAGATGATAAAGTAACTAAATATCTCCCTTGGTTTCAACTGAAAGACCCATGTGCAACCGAAATGACTACAATAAAAGATATTCTCTGTCATCGAATTGGTTTTTATACTTTTCAAAGTGATTTTTTGAATTGGGATTGCAACATGACAACTGATGCTTTAATAAAAAACATGAGAAATGTTAAACCTGTAAATGAGTTTCGAGCCAAGTATGGCTATTGTAACATGGGATACGTAACAGCAGGCGAAGTCATTAAAGCGGTTACAGATACTTCATGGCAAGATTTCTTCAACTTTCATTTTTTTAAACCTTTACAGATGAATCGCAGCAGTGTTTATCATCAAAAAATTGTTACTGATACCAATGCTGCAAAACCATATACTCTTGTTGACAACAAACTTATTTTGTTAGACTATGCAAATATTGATAACATTGGTGCCTGTGCATCCATAAACTCATGTGTTAACGATATCTCTCATTGGATATTGATGCAATTAAATAATGGAAAATATGATAATACAGAAGTTATTCCTTCAGCTGTCATCAATACCACTCAAAATTCCTATATGATAGTGAGAGAGTCAGGCTCTACACGAATTCTTTCGAATCACTTTCAAAATTACGGGCTTGGCTGGAAGTCAGAAGATATGTATGGCTATAAAATTGTATCGCATGACGGTGGAGCCAACGGTTTTGTGACCAACACTACCCTAATTCCTGAACTGAATGCAGGTTTTGTGATTCTGACCAATACTGATGCCAATTGGTTTTACGGAGCATTACGCCAACAACTGATAAACTATTTTGCAAATCAATCCTACACAAATGTTAGTGAAAATTACTTTGCCACTTATTCAAAAAACCACCTTACCGAGTCGCAAGAAATACAGAAGTTAAAGAAACAATCTAATGCAGAAGTTCATCTTAATGTTGCCTTTGCTGAACTGATAGGAAAATATTCAAATGAGGTTTATGGAGAAATGGAAATTAAAAATGAAGAATCGGGACTTACAATGTTTTTCTCTCATCATCCTAAATTACGTGGCTTTCTAAAACCGCTCTCTGAAAAATCATTACTATGTACTTTTAACGACCCAACGTATGGTATTCACGCATTCCCCTTTGAAGTTGTTAATGGGAAAGTAAATAATATCACTGTTAAAGTAAATGATTTTATTGACTATCAATATTACAAGTTTACCAAAAAAAATAATTAA